Proteins encoded together in one Salvia miltiorrhiza cultivar Shanhuang (shh) unplaced genomic scaffold, IMPLAD_Smil_shh fragScaff_scaffold_143_1, whole genome shotgun sequence window:
- the LOC131002564 gene encoding receptor-like protein 9DC3: protein MEALPKLRLLILKSNKFDGNMSLASRSNLPFQKLQVLDISDNEFVGSLPQTYFKNFRAMMDVKENKTDLITSIDYFLRYVEMRITLKGLDQLLKRLLEDFTIIDLSSNKFSGTIPRFIGNLNSLRYLNLSHNNLMGHIPASLGNISVLESLDLSSNKLDGRIPSELTRLTFLAKLNLSMNDLVGQIPQSTQFSTFENDSYVGNLRLCGVPLTRKCNEENGQQMRPKEEDDEDDEYGFIDGFGW from the coding sequence ATGGAAGCTCTTCCTAAGCTTCGATTACTCATATTGAAGTCCAACAAGTTTGATGGTAACATGTCGTTGGCTTCACGAAGCAACCTTCCATTTCAAAAGTTGCAAGTTTTAGATATATCTGACAATGAATTTGTGGGGTCTCTCCCTCAAACATATTTCAAGAACTTTAGAGCAATGATGGATGTGAAGGAAAATAAGACAGATCTAATTACAAgtattgattattttctaagGTATGTGGAGATGAGAATCACCTTGAAAGGCTTGGATCAGTTATTGAAGAGATTGTTGGAAGACTTTACAATCATTGACTTATCCTCCAATAAATTCTCTGGGACTATTCCACGTTTCATAGGTAATCTTAATTCTTTGAGATACTTGAATTTGTCGCACAATAATCTCATGGGACACATACCTGCATCTCTTGGAAATATAAGTGTGCTTGAATCATTGGACTTGTCATCGAACAAATTGGATGGAAGAATTCCAAGTGAATTGACGAGGTTGACATTTCTTGCGAAATTAAACCTTTCAATGAATGATCTTGTGGGGCAAATACCACAATCTACTCAGTTTTCCACATTTGAGAATGATTCATATGTGGGAAACTTGAGATTGTGTGGAGTTCCGTTGACGAGAAAATGCAACGAGGAGAATGGGCAGCAGATGCGGccaaaagaagaagatgatgaagatgatgagtATGGATTTATAGATGGATTTGGATGGTGA
- the LOC131002520 gene encoding DNA excision repair protein ERCC-1-like: protein MENRGDPEHQKQNNASFVVKIPSYEEVVESSQPKSQSLFKPSSSFSQAFNFIKNTEFYTTPPSVPVAQSSKDASSSSQGSYPRQTIQSEAPSTSVSSAGANRNAIIVSHRQKGNPLLKHIRNVRWVFADVVCDYLLGQNACALYLSLRYHLLHPDYLYFRIRELQKNFKLRVVLCHVDVEDVVKPLLEVTKTALLHDCTLLCAWSLEECGRYLETIKVYENKPADLIQGQMDMDYISRLNHALTSIRHVNKTDVVTLGSTFGSLSNIMDASMEDLARCPGIGERKVRRLYDTFHEPFKRAVPNPAAPVAENAIASVSERNEEVKENQETSREHKKEEEISVRSALKAAFAKYSGTRGSKRKAAVQAETEEDAADTRRANDGEEGTR, encoded by the exons ATGGAAAACAGAGGTGATCCTGAGCATCAGAAACAGAATAATGCATCATTTGTTGTGAAAATACCTTCATATGAAGAGGTGGTTGAGAGCTCCCAACCTAAGTCGCAATCTTTATTCAAGCCTTCCTCCTCCTTTTCGCAAGCTTTCAATTTTATCAAAAACACTGAATTTTACACCACCCCGCCATCTGTACCGGTGGCTCAGTCCTCCAAAGATGCCTCTTCATCCTCTCAAGGATCTTATCCAAG GCAAACCATTCAATCTGAAGCTCCTTCCACTTCAGTTTCATCAGCTGGTGCAAATCGGAATGCCATCATCGTTAGCCATAGACAG AAGGGCAACCCTTTGCTAAAGCATATAAGGAATGTTCGATGGGTTTTCGCTGATGTTGTTTGCGACTACTTGTTGGGCCAAAATGCTTGTGCGCTTTATTTGAG TCTTCGCTATCATCTTCTACATCCAGATTATCTGTATTTTCGGATAAGGGAACTGCAAAAGAATTTCAAGCTTCGCGTCGTATTATGCCATGTTGATGTG GAAGATGTTGTTAAGCCTCTACTTGAAGTCACAAAAACGGCACTACTCCATGACTGCACTCTTTTATGTGCTTGGAG CTTGGAAGAGTGTGGTCGGTACCTGGAGACCattaaagtttatgaaaataaaCCTGCCGATCTTATTCAGGGACAGATGGATATGGACTACATTTCACGG TTAAACCATGCACTCACATCAATCCGGCATGTTAACAAGACAGATGTTGTTACTCTTGGGTCTACATTCGGG TCTCTTTCCAATATCATGGATGCATCAATGGAAGATCTTGCCCGTTGCCCGGGCATAGGAGAAAGAAAG GTCAGACGCTTGTACGATACTTTCCATGAGCCGTTCAAGCGCGCAGTTCCTAACCCTGCTGCGCCCGTTGCTGAAAATGCTATTGCGTCTGTAAGTGAAAGAAACGAGGAAGTTAAGGAGAATCAAGAGACGAGCAGAGAGCataagaaagaagaagagatcAGCGTAAGATCTGCCCTGAAGGCAGCGTTTGCCAAGTACTCCGGCACCAGGGGAAGCAAGAGGAAGGCCGCGGTGCAGGCGGAAACGGAGGAGGATGCAGCCGACACCCGACGAGCCAACGATGGTGAAGAAGGTACGAGATGA